In Bradyrhizobium sp. 170, the DNA window TTCACCGCTTGACTGCTCCCGTCAGAAGCAGGGATCGGCGGCGACGCGAAATCGCGGTTTTCACAGGGCATCCTTTCGGCCGCTATACCGTTCTGCAGGTCGCGCCCGGCACCACTAGATTTCCGTTCGCAGGCCTGTGCGCTCGTGGCGGATACATTGCGGCCGGACGGGTGCGTTCAGCGCGTTCTTCACCATCTGACCAAGCGCCAGGAAGTCGACCTTGCGTGGAGACGTCCGGCGCCACGCAAGCCCGATACGGCGGCCGGGTTGCGGTTCGACAAAGCGCAGGAGCTTCACTCGGTCGTCGCGCAACTCGACATCGGCCGCTACTTCTGGAACCAGCGTGGCGCCATATCCGCTCGCCACCATCTGCATGACCGTTGCAAGGCTCGTTGCACTGAGGCTCGAGGCCACAGTCCAACGCCCCTTGGCACAATAGTCGAGCGCCTGATCCCGCAGACAATGGCCTTCTTCCAGCAGAATGAGCTTACGCTTCTTCACCTCGCCGGGCGTCACCCGCGCCGTTTCCGGAAGAGGGTCGTCGGCGGGTACGGCAAAGAGGAAGCGGTCTCTCATGAGATGGAAAACTTCAACCGCGGCTGCCTTGAGCGGCAACGCCAACAACAATACTTCGAGAGCGCCACGCTCGAGATCCGCGAGCAGCACCTTGGTCTGTGCTTCCACCAAATCAAGGCGCAGATCGGGATACCCGAGCTCCAGTTGCGGCAGCAACCGCGGCAATACATACGGCGCCAGCGTCGGGATGACGCCAAGGCGCAACGTTCCACTCAGCACCTTGGCTCTGTGTTGAGCCAGGTCTGTCAGGTCGCGCACCGAACCAAGGATCGCTCCGGCGCGTTGCGCGATCTCGATGCCAAGTTCGGTGAACGTCGGCGCGCCCGGGCGCCGCTCGATCAACTCTATGCCGAGAAGTCCTTCCAGTTCGTGGATCTGCATTGAAAGAGCGGGCTGGCTGACGCAACACTCCGCCGCCGCTCGTCCGAAATGTTGATGACGGGCAAGCGCATCAAGATAACATAGCTGCCGGGTCGTGATCACCCCGATAAGATATTCTTAATGCCGCGACAAAGCAATTTGATTGGCTTTTTGGCCGCTAGCTTAAAACATTGGACGGCTTGAAATCGTGTGGGTTGAAATCACCAGCGCAAGCGCGCCGCACGTGCACACTCCGAGGGTCGCTGTTGTGCAGACAAGCAAAGGGAGGACCGCAAACTCGGACTCAGACGCCCTAGGCGCCCGCGAGGTCACCTGATCAAGTCGGGAACCATCCATGGTAGGCAAGCAAATCGCATTCTCCGGCAGGGCGCGTGAAAGCATGCTGCGCGGTGTCGACATTCTCGCCAACGCGGTGCAGGTGACGCTCGGGCCCAAGGGCCGCAACGTGGCAATGGAAAAGTCGTTTGGCGCACCCCGCATTACCAAGGACGGTGTGACGGTCGCCGGAGATATCGAGCTCGAGAACAAATTCGAGAACATGGGGGCGCGGCTCGTGCGCGAGGTCGCGAGCAAGACCTCCTATGTCGCCGGTGACGGCACCACCACTGCAATCGTGCTGGCGGCTTCCCTCGTTCGCGAAGGCACCAAGGCAGTCGCCGCCGGCATGAATCCGATGGACCTGAAGCGCGG includes these proteins:
- a CDS encoding LysR substrate-binding domain-containing protein, whose protein sequence is MITTRQLCYLDALARHQHFGRAAAECCVSQPALSMQIHELEGLLGIELIERRPGAPTFTELGIEIAQRAGAILGSVRDLTDLAQHRAKVLSGTLRLGVIPTLAPYVLPRLLPQLELGYPDLRLDLVEAQTKVLLADLERGALEVLLLALPLKAAAVEVFHLMRDRFLFAVPADDPLPETARVTPGEVKKRKLILLEEGHCLRDQALDYCAKGRWTVASSLSATSLATVMQMVASGYGATLVPEVAADVELRDDRVKLLRFVEPQPGRRIGLAWRRTSPRKVDFLALGQMVKNALNAPVRPQCIRHERTGLRTEI